DNA from Longimicrobium sp.:
GATGGTGGATGGCGTGGTGCGGCTGATGCCGGGCGTGCGCGTGGGGCACATCGGCCTGTACCGCGACCACGACACGCTGCAGCCGGTGGACTACTACTTCAAGATCCCCGCGGAGGCCGAGGCGCGCGACTTCCTGGTCCTCGACCCGATGCTGGCCACGGGCGGCTCGGCGTCGGCCGCGGTGTCGTCGCTCAAGCGGCAGGGCGCCAAGCGCGTGCGCATGCTGTGCATGGTGGCCGCGCCCGAGGGCGTGCAGCGCATGCTCGACGACCACCCCGACGTGCACGTGTACGCCGCCGCGCTCGACCGCGAGCTGAACGACCACGGCTACATCCTCCCCGGCCTGGGCGACGCGGGCGACCGGCTGTTCGGGACGAAGTAGCCGCCCGTTCCCGGCGGCAGCGAAAGGGAGCATTCGCCAGGCGGGTGCTCCCTCTTCGCGTCCTGCACAATCGTGAGAGAAGGGTCGAGGACGGTGGTCGCGGCTCTGCCCGCCGCCAGATGAGGTGAACGGAGCGGCGGGCGTTTCGCGCCGCAACGACGGTGTGCGAAAAATTTCGCATCCCCGATCAAACCTTCTGGGGAGATCCTGTGTCAAAGGGGCGTTCGAGCGGTAATCGCGGTCCCCCGCACCCGTATCCCACCAATGACGCAGCCCCTCTCCGCCCGCCGCATCGCGTGGGCATTCGCGCTCTCTCCGGCCCTCGTGGCCGCGCCGCTCTCCGCCCAGGTGGCCATGGTCACCCCCCAGCAGCCGTCGCAGCGCTCTGCGCACGCCCACGCCGCGCCGACCGTCCGCGCCGTCGCGCGCACCGCGGCCGTGAAGGTCGACGGCGTGCTGGACGAGGAGGTATGGGCCACCGCCCCGGCGGCCACCGACTTCCGCCAGCAGCGCCCCAGCGAGGGGCAGCCGTCGGCGGAGAAGACCGAGGTGCGCTTCGCCTACGACGACGACGCGCTGTACATCGGCGCGCGGATGCACGACTCGCTGGGCGCCGCCGGCGTGCGCACCACCCTCACCCGGCGCGACCAGGAGGGCGGCGGTGACTGGCTGGAGATCAACTTCGACACGTACCACGACCACTCCGGCGTCACCATCTTCCAGCTCAACCCCAGCGGCGTGAAGTGGGACGCCGGCCAGGCTTCGCCGAACGCCGACATCGGCTGGGACCCCATCTGGGAGGGGGCCACGAAGATCGACTCGGCCGGGTGGACCGCCGAGTTCCGCATCCCCTGGTCGCAGCTCAAGTTCAACCGCGACTCGCTGCAGACCTGGGGGATGCAGATCAAGCGCTACGTGGAGCGGCGCAACGAGCTGAGCCTGTGGTCGTTCGTGGGGCAGAACGAGAACGGCGGCCCCTCGCGCTACGGGCACCTCGAGGACCTACGCATCCGCCGCCGCGGGGGCGGCTGGGAGATCATGCCTTACACGGTGGCGCGGGCCTCGTACGTTCGCCCGACCCAGCCGGGAAGCCCGTTCCAGGACCGCAGCGCCTACGACGTCCGCGCCGGCGCCGACATCAAGGCGCGGCTGGGCTCCAACCTCACCCTGTCGGCCACCATCAACCCCGACTTCGGCCAGGTGGAGCTCGACCCGGCGGTGGTGAACCTGTCCGCGTTCGAGACCTCCTTCTCCGAGAAGCGCCCCTTCTTCGTGGAGGGGAGCGGCCTGCTCGGGTTCGGCTCGTTCAGCTGCTTCACCTGCAGCAACGTCAGCAGCCTCTCGCTCTTCTACTCGCGCCGCATCGGCCGTGCGCCGCAGGGGCAGCTGCCGATGGCCACGCGCTACGTCGACCGTCCGCAGAACAGCGACATCCTGGGCGCGGCCAAGCTCACCGGCCGCTTCCGCGGGGGACTGGAGATCGGCGCGCTCGAGGCGGTGACCGGCGCCGGCCGCGCGCGCCTGGTGGACGCCGAGGGCGAGCACCTGGAGCGCGAGGTGGAGCCGCTGACCAACTACTTCGTGGGCCGCGTGCGGCAGACGCTGAACGGCGGCAACCTGAGCTTCGGCGCCATCGCCACCTCGGTGGCCCGCAGCTTCGGCTACGACTCGCTGCGCTACCAGCTCCCGTCGCACGCCGAGGCGCTGGGGGTGGACTGGAACGCCTACTTCCGCAGCCGCACCTACCGCCTGCAGGGGAGCTTCGCGCTCAGCAACGTCGCGGGTGACTCGCTGGCCATTCTCCGCCTGCAGCGCTCGTCCGCGCGCTACTTCCAGCGGCCGGACCGCGACCAGGGATCGAACGGCCTCTTCTCCAACGCCTACGACCCGTCGGCCACCGACCTGCGCGGCTTCGGCGGATACCTCCGCGCGGCGAAGGAGGCGGGGACGATCCGCTGGGAGACGCAGGTGAACCTGCGCAGCCCCGGCTTCGAGGTGAACGACCTGGCCTTCCTCACCCGGGCCGACTACATCTGGGCGCTCGCGAACCTGAACGGCTACTGGACGAAGCCGAACCGGGTGTTCCGCGAGCTGTGGGTGACGGCGGGCGCGCAGCGTCAGCAGACCTTCGGCGGCGACGTGAACGACGCGCAGGTGCACCTGTCGGGCTCGATGCAGCTGCCGAACTACTGGGGGATGGGCTTCTACGCGCAGTACCGCCCCGAGGTGTACGACGAGCGGCTGACGCGCGGCGGGGCCACCGTCCGCCGGGCGGACCAGCGCTTCTTCGACTGGAACATCGGCACGGATTCGCGGAAGCGCACCGTGTTCGGCTTCGACGTGTGGCGCGGCACCCGCGGCGACGGGGGCGACGACGTGGGCGGCAGCTTCAGCGTGCGGTACCGCCCGCG
Protein-coding regions in this window:
- the upp gene encoding uracil phosphoribosyltransferase, whose amino-acid sequence is MSPQFSNLTVVDHPLIQHKLSFLRDKETSKKKFKELVDEIAMLMAYEVTKDLPLAEVEVETPLERMTARQVAGKKLTVVPILRAGLGMVDGVVRLMPGVRVGHIGLYRDHDTLQPVDYYFKIPAEAEARDFLVLDPMLATGGSASAAVSSLKRQGAKRVRMLCMVAAPEGVQRMLDDHPDVHVYAAALDRELNDHGYILPGLGDAGDRLFGTK
- a CDS encoding DUF5916 domain-containing protein codes for the protein MTQPLSARRIAWAFALSPALVAAPLSAQVAMVTPQQPSQRSAHAHAAPTVRAVARTAAVKVDGVLDEEVWATAPAATDFRQQRPSEGQPSAEKTEVRFAYDDDALYIGARMHDSLGAAGVRTTLTRRDQEGGGDWLEINFDTYHDHSGVTIFQLNPSGVKWDAGQASPNADIGWDPIWEGATKIDSAGWTAEFRIPWSQLKFNRDSLQTWGMQIKRYVERRNELSLWSFVGQNENGGPSRYGHLEDLRIRRRGGGWEIMPYTVARASYVRPTQPGSPFQDRSAYDVRAGADIKARLGSNLTLSATINPDFGQVELDPAVVNLSAFETSFSEKRPFFVEGSGLLGFGSFSCFTCSNVSSLSLFYSRRIGRAPQGQLPMATRYVDRPQNSDILGAAKLTGRFRGGLEIGALEAVTGAGRARLVDAEGEHLEREVEPLTNYFVGRVRQTLNGGNLSFGAIATSVARSFGYDSLRYQLPSHAEALGVDWNAYFRSRTYRLQGSFALSNVAGDSLAILRLQRSSARYFQRPDRDQGSNGLFSNAYDPSATDLRGFGGYLRAAKEAGTIRWETQVNLRSPGFEVNDLAFLTRADYIWALANLNGYWTKPNRVFRELWVTAGAQRQQTFGGDVNDAQVHLSGSMQLPNYWGMGFYAQYRPEVYDERLTRGGATVRRADQRFFDWNIGTDSRKRTVFGFDVWRGTRGDGGDDVGGSFSVRYRPRSNIQFSVAPAWSRTEVAAQYVTAFTDPSATAFYGRRAVFAGLSQQTFSMDTRLNVTFTPTLSLEMFAQPFVSSGEYHDFKEFTAPRGLDKTPFGSRISAIQNSAGHDSVYVLDADGDPSTDAFTFGNPDFNFRSLRGSAVLRWEYRPGSTLFFVWQQQRSASEGFGDFALRRDAGAIFREHPDNVFVIKASYYIGR